The window GGCAACAGGGGGGCCAAACTGTCCCCAAGCATGTTGACCCGCCTAACCCACCAGAAATTTCCGCCGAAACCTATCTGTCATATATAACTGAAACCAGTATTTCCACGAGCGTCCAACCCGAAGATGTTATTGAGTGCCGCCAATTCGCCGAACCCAATCCCATCGCTGGCTCATCCTTCTTCGCCAACAGCTCCCTCCGCCCCATAACAACCTAAACCGCCTCTCTGCCATCTCCCGCCTCCCCTCGAACGGCAACCTTGCCGAATGCGATGAAGCGTCATGGTCTCAATGGCTGGACTATGGAACCCACCGAGGAGGATACGCTGAAACCGAACTGCTTCGTGTTTGAAAGGAGGCAGCTGATATGTAAGCCTTCGTTTGGTCCTTAAACGCGCCCTCCGGATCACCCGCGGGGGAAGGTGCTCAAGTCTTCGGAAATGGTGCGGAGGACGGCGACCTCTTTAGCTCCGATGCTGAGATTTTGCCTCCGAACAGTCTTGAGGGCTACAGTGATGAGGAGCTTCATTCGCGTCCCTTTCGTCCTCCTCCTCGTGGTAACCGCATTCAGCTGGCGCTCGGTGTTTCGCCGCGGCGTCACGCAGGCGCCCTTAGTCGACGAGGACGCGTCCCTGTTCGACGTCGAGGACGCGTCCCTGCTTGACGCCGAGGCCCTCAACGCGACCCTCTACAACCTCACCGACGCTGAGGCCGGCGGGGTGGAGCTGCAGCAGGAAGTGCTGGACCTTATGGGCGGGAGACTAGAATCCGTCTACGCCGCCGGCGGGCAGTCCCACATTATCTCCATCTGGCGGAGCATGAGATACGCAGGGAGTCGGCCGGGGCTTTTGGCCCAACTCCGGTTCCCCGCTAGGCCGGAGCACCCCGATCGCGGCCGGCTGTTCCAGGAGTTCCGCTGGCGGCTCAGCGATTGGTTACTCGACAGTCGCGGACTCCAGCCAGAGGTCATGTCGGAGCTCATAGAGCGCATCAAGCGCCCCATCGATCGGCACTACGGGTACCCGCACACCGGCCGGCCATACGCCACCTGCGCCGTGGTCGGCAACAGTGGCATCCTCCTCAAGTCAGTACACGGCCGCCTCATCGATGGCCACGACCTCGTCATCCGCCTCAACAACGCCCGCACCGCGGGCTACCAGCAGCACGTCGGCTCCAAGACCACCATCTCCTTCATCAACAGCAGCATCCTCCACTCCTGCGCCATGCGCCTGGGCTGCTACTGCAACCCGTACGGCCGCTTCGTCCCCATCGTCGTCTACATTTGCCAGCCAGCCCATTTCCTCGACTACCTCATCTGCAATTCCACCCACAAGTCCCCGCTGCTCGTCACCGACGGCGGGTTCGACACCCTCTGCACCCGCATCGTCAAGTACTACTCGTTGAAGAGATTCGTCGAGGACACCGGAAAGCACCCCATGTTGTGGGGCAAGTTCCACGACGAGAAGCTGTTCCATTACTCGTCAGGGATGCAGGCCGTCATGCTCGGGTTGGGCATCTGCAAGAGGGTGAACGTCTTCGGATTCGGCAAGTCGGTGGAGGCGAACCACCACTACCACACCAACCAAACGGCGGAGCTGAACGTGCTCGATTACGCGGCGGAGTGCGATTTCTACCGCGATCTGGTCGAGCGGCCGCAGGCGATACCGTACCTGAGAATCACCAAAATTAAGGTCCCTCCTGTTGTTTTCTACCACTGAGATGCTGCAGCTAGAACAGTATTAGCACACTCAGAAAAGTGAGAATACATGAGGAGGAACAAGTTTTCTTACACTTATCTTTTCTTCTTAGATTCAGTCTTCAGAGAAATATGAGAAGCAGCCGGTCAAATGAACTGTAAATAACATGCTGATTCTTTTCTGATTCATGTTCTGAAACAGATTATGCTGCATTAGAAATGATAGAGATTAGCTTCCGTATGAACCGAGACACAATGTTCAGTTTTTGCAGCCATAACATGCTTGGATACATGCGTGATTGATGTGGGATGTGATTTTGTTCGTATCAGTGCTTCAATTTCCGGCATGAGTTGCCTGATCTAATACACTTGCAGCAGACGAGTAGTATCCGGGCAACAGATTCACGGTCCATATCATCATTACATACAACAAATTCTACATTGGTACATAGATCAATTTATTGACAGAACATTCATCAATAAACTCTATCCAACTCCCAATATAGCACGGCAGTAATATTTGGATAGAGATAAACTCTGGCCAACTCCCAAAATGATGGCAACATTTAGATCTGTGAAGTTTTCAGAACCATGGGAAAACAAGAAAAACTTGGAGCAGCTATTCTTTCCATGCAAACATCAAAGTTATAGCTTATCACATAAAAAAAGCAATCAAAGAGGCTTCAATGACAAATTCAAAGGCTTAATTCTAGGCAACAAAACTACATGCACACATGTAGAAGGATAGTGATTACTTGACTTTAATTGCCTCCCAATCATGGACAAGTAATTGGGAGGATTATATGAACCTATACCACTAATCCTGTAAAATTGCACAACTGTACCAAATCAACAATTTCACCTATAAAAAATAACATGCCTCAGAAACAGCTTTTGATTTCTGTTATCATATCCTAAGGGATATGAAAAGATATGAAGAGCTAATGAACATTTTACCACCAAATGAACACAAAGAGTGCTGTCTCATCCTTCGGCTTGGTCTGGTACCTGTTCTTTATCGGCTCCCCCACAGACAGAAATTAGTATTTAATTTAACATCACAAACATTTAAAAAATGAGATCTATCACTGTCTCTCTTTGTCAAActcaaattaattatatttaatcatTCCATGCTGAGTAttttgggattctaaaataaatggTGTCATCGTGATGTTGGAAATCCTAAAATTAAGgtttgattcttctataaataaataaaggctTTGATAACAAGAAAACAGAAATACTTTTAGTGTTATTGAATTTctgatatatatatttcaaaatttatgtaagaaattttttattttcgatttttctcatctctctctctctctctctctccctctctctctcgtgcTGCAAATATCTAAATATGCAACCATCTATTAGTCTCAGAAGCATCGATCGCGCCGCTTCAGATCCCGTCGTTATCGTTGCACAGATGGAAAATGGGACGCGATCCGCTCCCGTCTTCGCATCGACACGATCAAAATCAACATCCACCGAATCATCGATAAAAGAAACGGAAGATGCAATGAAACAAGCGGTTCGCGACCTTACCGGCGGTGAGAAGTGGCATCCTCACGTGTTCTTGGTCCGCTCTGAGTCGACGGTAGAGCGATCGCAGGGAGGAAGGGGGTGGAGCAGTCAGGGGGGGTTCTCACCTGCGACGCGGGAACAGATTTGAAGAAGGGGAGACGGCAAAGAGGGGCTCGGAGGAGTTAGGAGTGGGAGAGGAATGGCGATCGGCGGGAGGGAGGGGGGAAAATAATAACAGGATAGAAGCATCAAAACAATAATAAACGTCGCCGGCATCAGAACCGTTGATGAGAAACTTCTTTGATGCGATGGACGGTTGCGCCCTTCTCGCGGCCAATACGGAGGATTGGATTGCCCGAACCCAATCCCACGGACGAGCTACAGCGGACACGAACCCAATGTCATGAAGCTACGATGTATGGAGCGAGTCGATGTATAATTGAGGTAATTGGATATTGGGATGCATAATTAAATGGTTTTATATTTCGCATGCCATGACGAAGTGAAGGTTGCAGAGCCGCGAGACAAACAAGTCCTCGAAAAGTTACGTGGATGAGATGCGCGGGCACGGCACGAAGGATTCTACGTTGTCATTGACTGAAGAGAGAGACAAGGCGGGGAGTACATGGCGTCAAGTCCATGGAGCAGGAGACCGTGTAAGCGAGGCAAGCCATGGCCACTGGCTTTGTACCGTGTCTCCACCTTCAAGGAGACACGTTTCGAAGCGGATCTCTCGCGAGCCCAGCCATGGCCACCGGGTTTGTACCCCCTTGTACCTTTTCTTCACCTTCAGGTAGACACGCATCGAACTAAATCTCTCCTTTTTCCTTCCCTTGGTACCGTCCAGCAGATTCAGCAGCTCTCGTTCCTCTCTCACTCGTGTTTGTTCTCAATCACACCGCGTCCTCGGAGCAACTTGGATTACAGAGagcagaggagaggagaggagagagagagggaggacaaGCAACTCGACGACAACGCAAACGTAGATTATACTGCAGCACAGAGACTAAGAGTGGTACATCTGATCACGGAGAGGAGGGATAGTGGAGCTGCATGGATAGTGGAGGTACAGTAGATTGCACCAGAGACAGTAGACAACAGAGACGGAACGGTGGACGCATGCACGATGGCTCTCTATCGCCGCCTGGCAGCGGTCTCCCGCTGAGAATTGAAGTAGACGGCGGCGACGGGGAGGTCGAGGCCGTTCTCCTCGGCGAAACGGCGCGTGCTGAAGCGGTCCCTCGAGGCCGGCGGGCTGACGGCTTGCCGTCGCTTCTGCTTGAAGAGCACGAAGACGAACCTGTGGATGCCAATGTTCGGCCGGGGGCTCTCGTAGCTCACCACCTCCCTTCCTGTGCCATCACAAACATCGCCCTGCTATGATTCGATGCTCAAAAAAAggtattgttttgatgatcaaataTAAGATTCAGAATTCTTTATGCACTGCAATCATTGTTTGCGTTCTTCGTCTTCTTTTGAGCCTCAAACTCGCTTGTGTCTTGAATCTATGGCCTCTTCAAGGCATATGGTCTACCTCACATAGTGAATTTGCTCTTTATGATGATCAATGGGCTCTCTCACACATAAGAAAAAGGTACGTACTGAGAACAGGAGAAAGGACGTACCAAAAGAAGCATCTGTTGTGCCTGGAATGTCGGTCACAATCCTGTGAGATGATCAAAGTGTAATTGTTATTTATAATGACAGGCAATATATGTACCTAATGTTATCGTTGCATGTTAGATCAGAAGCCTCAACTGTGCAGTACATGAGTTGCAAAGGAAGACTTCATTCAAGCTATTTCATCACTCTTAATATTTCTTGATCTAGGTTGGAGGAGATGAAGGTGATGGGGGTTTACCAATGCAGGTGCTCCCTGAGATATGGATCGCTTGGCCCTGGGACGTCTGGATCTGTCATAACCTGAAACAATTCCACAGCACAAGGTGAGTGTAGATAGATGCTCGGTGTGTCTCTCCTCGAGACTAGGGTTTGGAAGCATACCAGTGTGAAGAAGGACCTCATGTCACCACCCTGCACCTCGACTCTGGGCCTTGATGTGACTGTAGAAGGGTAGAACTCATGGCCATTGAAGACCAGCTTGTTGGAGCTGTAGGTGACCAAGATCCTCACACTGGGTCTGAAAGAGTCCAGAACCTCTCCAATCACCCTCCCAACAACTAGGGGTTCCACTGGCCTGGACATGCCTCTCACAAGAAAAAGAAGTCTTCTTGGCTGACCAAGGGATGTGtttgggagggagggaggagagaaAGGGCTTCTCATTGGGCTATGGAAGTGGAAGTCCCTATTTATAGGCCGAGTTCCCGGATGGCTTTAGATCGCCTGTCCGGTTACAAACTCAAGAGAGCTGATATGAGTTCAGCTATGCTTCCCCATAGTTTCTCTATATTATTTTCTGATGGATACTCAGAGCAGGTTGTCTGCCAACCAACAGTGATCTGACACAGTGGACTGGCTCTCTGTATCTTCACCTTGTGAGTCTCCAGTCTGGATGAGGGAGCTTTAGGGATTTTATTTGAACTGTTTGGAATGTCAAACATTGTTCCTGAGTTAAAGACATGTAAGAATCTTGTTAGGAAATAAATATCCCTCATGTTCTCTCAAGTTTAGGACAATGTAGGTTTAGACTTTTGCATCAAGAGAGTGTCCAGAAGACATTTTCTCTGGACATACTGCATTTTTCAAAATGTCATAAATTGACAAAACCAGGTTtacaccacaaaaaaaaaaagggaaaagaataaaACAATTTTATGGCACAGCAAAAATTGTCACACaccccaatttatacaaaattgtCTTCTCTCAAAAATGAAAATACCATAGAACAAAGGCCAATTATTAATGATAAAGTGGCTAATTTTGGATGATATAGAAAAGaatgaaatgaaaaaaataaatgtgGCAAAAGAATTGACTGTATTCATTCTCCACTTGTCATTTTTTAACATATGATGGCAAAAGTATTGAAGATCTCTCTCGTTGGGGAACTTTTCTCAGCCTACGACTAATATTAGGAGTTCAGCACATCTGCTTGCTTTTGCTTTATCAAGCAACACAGAATCTGTTTCATAGCTTCTGCAACATGCAAAATCCAATCTTTCTGGTCGAGGCCAAAAAAGGGGGGCATTACTGAGTTGTGTGTGTTGCAGGAACCTCCCAAAATGCCATTATGGCACGGAGACCTGACTTGCCTTTAATGGTGAATAATACTTTAGCAATGTTAGGAAGGCATAAAGGGACTCCAACCACATCACACTCCACTCCACAAAGTGGCCATCGTAGTGCTGAGATGCAATTCCAGGGAAAAGAGATACCATGGTCCTTGGCTCAACAAAAAGTACCCCTCTTTATGATGCCACAAACTCACATTGTTCTGCCCGTCAAGCACCAAGCCCACACAACAACCCATGTTCTAAGCCTCCTCTTCCATTGTCTTCTCACTTTACACACACACTGCTTCTATCTATCTAGACTTTCATGGTGAGATCGTGCATCAAACCCCGAGGCTTCTTGTCCACTACTACCTACCCATCAAACAAGAACTCGATGTCTTGATAGTCCAAATACTGATATCAGCACTTCCATCAGAATTAAAAAGAGTTTTGCTATAGATCTGTGTGATTTTCTTCCGTTTATAGCTCAACCATCTCCACCTGTCTGTTCTTAAAGGAAAGATCATCTTTACGATGCGTCGAACAACTACAGCAGGACAACACCGGGAACATGAACTCCAACACTACCGATGCAACCAATACTTCAGTTTCACACATGTTCCACCAATCAGGGGATGTGCATCTTTCATCAAGAAGAGATGCAACCAATACTTCAGTTTCACACATGTTCCACCAATCAGGGGATGTGCATCTTTCATCAAGAAGAGGTGCAATCCACGTCGATCCCTTGGAGATTAAGAAAGCTGGTGCCCCGTCTCATTCAGACTTTATCGAGAGCTTGATTCTTAGCTAAGAATCTCCACAAGCACAATAGTATTAGTACCTCAAACAAGTTATATCTTTAAGCAGTCGAGCAAACACCGGAAGATACGGGTTGGTGACTGAATAATAGCACAACGCAGGTATA of the Musa acuminata AAA Group cultivar baxijiao chromosome BXJ2-10, Cavendish_Baxijiao_AAA, whole genome shotgun sequence genome contains:
- the LOC103969757 gene encoding sialyltransferase-like protein 1, producing the protein MVRRTATSLAPMLRFCLRTVLRATVMRSFIRVPFVLLLVVTAFSWRSVFRRGVTQAPLVDEDASLFDVEDASLLDAEALNATLYNLTDAEAGGVELQQEVLDLMGGRLESVYAAGGQSHIISIWRSMRYAGSRPGLLAQLRFPARPEHPDRGRLFQEFRWRLSDWLLDSRGLQPEVMSELIERIKRPIDRHYGYPHTGRPYATCAVVGNSGILLKSVHGRLIDGHDLVIRLNNARTAGYQQHVGSKTTISFINSSILHSCAMRLGCYCNPYGRFVPIVVYICQPAHFLDYLICNSTHKSPLLVTDGGFDTLCTRIVKYYSLKRFVEDTGKHPMLWGKFHDEKLFHYSSGMQAVMLGLGICKRVNVFGFGKSVEANHHYHTNQTAELNVLDYAAECDFYRDLVERPQAIPYLRITKIKVPPVVFYH
- the LOC135624161 gene encoding protein SELF-PRUNING-like isoform X2; the encoded protein is MSRPVEPLVVGRVIGEVLDSFRPSVRILVTYSSNKLVFNGHEFYPSTVTSRPRVEVQGGDMRSFFTLVMTDPDVPGPSDPYLREHLHWIVTDIPGTTDASFGREVVSYESPRPNIGIHRFVFVLFKQKRRQAVSPPASRDRFSTRRFAEENGLDLPVAAVYFNSQRETAARRR
- the LOC135624161 gene encoding protein SELF-PRUNING-like isoform X1, with product MSRPVEPLVVGRVIGEVLDSFRPSVRILVTYSSNKLVFNGHEFYPSTVTSRPRVEVQGGDMRSFFTLVCFQTLVSRRDTPSIYLHSPCAVELFQVMTDPDVPGPSDPYLREHLHWIVTDIPGTTDASFGREVVSYESPRPNIGIHRFVFVLFKQKRRQAVSPPASRDRFSTRRFAEENGLDLPVAAVYFNSQRETAARRR